The following are from one region of the Flavimobilis soli genome:
- a CDS encoding trimeric intracellular cation channel family protein, translated as MEILQDAMYGLELAAIFFAGISGALAAVRKNFDIFSLLLLAWVTGLGGGLMRDVLIGAVPPVGITSWRYVLTALAAGVIVHFLHPRLAALRRLIIVFDAGALAMFVVIGTIKGMDYGVGPLAAVFVGLFTGIGGGLVRDLLVDEAPIVLRERELYAIPATIGAVLTAVTVHYDLFNPWVGAGIAVAILAMRLVSLKMNWQAPGPWQGFGRQRTGR; from the coding sequence GTGGAGATCCTCCAGGACGCGATGTACGGGCTCGAGCTCGCCGCCATCTTCTTCGCCGGCATCTCCGGCGCGCTCGCCGCGGTTCGCAAGAACTTCGACATCTTCTCCCTGCTGCTCCTCGCCTGGGTCACCGGCCTGGGCGGCGGCCTCATGCGCGACGTCCTCATCGGCGCGGTCCCGCCTGTGGGCATCACGAGCTGGCGGTACGTCCTGACCGCGCTCGCCGCGGGCGTCATCGTGCACTTCCTGCACCCGCGCCTCGCCGCCCTGCGGCGGCTCATCATCGTGTTCGACGCCGGGGCTCTCGCCATGTTCGTCGTCATCGGCACGATCAAGGGAATGGACTACGGCGTCGGCCCGCTGGCTGCCGTGTTCGTCGGGCTCTTCACGGGGATCGGCGGAGGCCTCGTGCGCGACCTCCTCGTCGACGAGGCGCCGATCGTGCTGCGCGAGCGCGAGCTCTACGCGATCCCCGCGACGATCGGGGCCGTGCTCACGGCGGTGACCGTGCACTACGACCTCTTCAACCCCTGGGTCGGCGCCGGCATCGCCGTCGCGATCCTCGCGATGCGGCTCGTGTCGCTCAAGATGAACTGGCAGGCGCCGGGCCCGTGGCAGGGCTTCGGCAGGCAACGCACCGGGAGATGA
- a CDS encoding inositol monophosphatase family protein yields MTTVHVDDAELDALRDLAERLARAAAEQVRRERPETVTVDRTKLNASDVVTAADLAAERLLREMIAAERPDDAILGEEGGATAGTSGLTWVVDPIDGTVNYLYGLPSTSVSVAVVAGEPDPARWELLAGAVTDITTGATTTAARGRGAHHEGRRLQVAEPVPLDLTLVSTGFFYEETLRAAQGRSVAALLEHVRDIRRMGSAALDLCRVARRQVDAYYEEGLSPWDHAAGELIVREAGGVVVGLGGATPGRALVLAGHPETVALLEPILAAAGVGNRSAS; encoded by the coding sequence ATGACGACCGTCCACGTCGACGACGCCGAGCTCGACGCCCTGCGCGACCTCGCCGAGCGGCTCGCCCGCGCGGCGGCCGAGCAGGTACGGCGCGAGCGCCCCGAGACCGTCACGGTGGACAGGACAAAGCTCAACGCGTCCGACGTCGTCACGGCGGCCGACCTCGCCGCCGAGCGTCTCCTGCGCGAGATGATCGCGGCCGAACGGCCCGACGACGCGATCCTCGGCGAGGAGGGCGGCGCGACCGCGGGCACCTCGGGCCTCACGTGGGTCGTCGACCCGATCGACGGAACGGTCAACTACCTCTACGGCCTGCCGTCGACGTCCGTGTCCGTCGCGGTCGTCGCGGGGGAGCCCGACCCTGCGCGCTGGGAGCTCCTCGCGGGCGCCGTCACCGATATCACGACCGGCGCGACGACGACCGCGGCCCGCGGCCGCGGCGCGCACCACGAGGGCCGGCGGCTGCAGGTCGCCGAGCCCGTCCCGCTCGACCTCACGCTCGTATCGACCGGCTTCTTCTACGAGGAGACCCTGCGTGCCGCGCAGGGCCGCTCGGTCGCCGCCCTGCTCGAGCACGTGCGTGACATCCGCCGCATGGGCTCCGCTGCGCTCGACCTGTGCCGCGTCGCCCGCAGGCAGGTCGACGCGTACTACGAGGAGGGCCTCAGCCCGTGGGACCACGCGGCGGGCGAGCTGATCGTGCGGGAGGCGGGCGGCGTCGTCGTCGGCCTCGGCGGTGCGACGCCCGGCCGGGCGCTCGTCCTCGCTGGGCACCCGGAGACGGTCGCGCTGCTCGAACCGATCCTCGCGGCGGCGGGTGTCGGGAACAGATCAGCGAGCTGA
- a CDS encoding DUF4193 domain-containing protein, which translates to MATDYDAPRKTEEDLSEDSLEELKARRSDKSSGVVDEDETEAAEGYELPGADLSGEELSVRVLPRQADEFTCSSCFLVHHRSQLAYEKDGQPVCTECAA; encoded by the coding sequence ATGGCAACCGACTACGACGCCCCTCGCAAGACCGAGGAAGACCTCTCCGAGGACTCCCTCGAGGAGCTGAAGGCGCGGCGGTCCGACAAGAGCTCTGGCGTCGTCGACGAGGACGAGACGGAAGCGGCGGAGGGCTACGAGCTCCCGGGTGCCGACCTCTCCGGCGAAGAGCTCTCGGTGCGTGTCCTCCCGCGTCAGGCGGACGAGTTCACGTGCTCGAGCTGCTTCCTTGTGCACCACCGCAGCCAGCTCGCCTACGAGAAGGACGGCCAGCCCGTCTGCACCGAGTGCGCCGCCTGA
- a CDS encoding DUF3093 domain-containing protein has product MPHAEPSLPSEPVDNPRPAAPATYTERLSPGIWTYGAIALFCVFVFVMIVIASLPIAAGVSLALLVAGSVAAFVTSPVVTVADGHLQAGRARIPVNLLGEPRTLGRAEVAATMGPSFDPRAFACLRTGTGGAVVMDVLDPQDPTPWWLVSTRHPEALASAIRAAQAR; this is encoded by the coding sequence ATGCCGCACGCCGAGCCTTCCCTGCCGTCCGAGCCCGTCGACAACCCGCGCCCCGCCGCACCCGCGACGTACACGGAGCGGCTGTCCCCCGGCATCTGGACGTACGGCGCGATCGCGCTGTTCTGCGTGTTCGTGTTCGTGATGATCGTCATCGCGAGCCTGCCGATCGCGGCGGGCGTGTCGCTCGCGCTCCTCGTGGCGGGCAGCGTCGCGGCGTTCGTGACGTCACCCGTCGTGACGGTCGCCGACGGGCACCTGCAGGCCGGCCGCGCGCGCATCCCGGTGAACCTGCTCGGGGAGCCGCGCACGCTCGGCCGCGCCGAGGTCGCCGCGACGATGGGCCCGTCCTTCGATCCTCGCGCGTTCGCGTGCCTGCGCACCGGCACGGGCGGCGCCGTCGTCATGGACGTGCTCGACCCGCAGGACCCGACACCGTGGTGGCTCGTCTCGACGCGTCACCCCGAGGCGCTCGCCAGCGCGATCCGCGCGGCCCAGGCCCGCTGA
- the dut gene encoding dUTP diphosphatase, giving the protein MTHHAHAAESGLEVLVQMLDPELPHPTYAHPGDAGADLVARTDVTLAPGERATVPTGVAIALPDGYAAFVHPRSGLAAKHGVTVVNAPGTVDAGYRGEIAVTLLNTDTSAPVHLSRGDRIAQLVIQRVERARFVPAERLPGSHRGAGGFGSSGGWDPHASR; this is encoded by the coding sequence GTGACACACCACGCACACGCCGCGGAGAGCGGCCTCGAGGTCCTCGTCCAGATGCTCGACCCGGAGCTGCCGCACCCGACGTACGCACACCCGGGTGACGCGGGCGCCGACCTGGTCGCGCGCACCGACGTCACGCTCGCCCCCGGCGAGCGCGCGACGGTCCCGACGGGCGTCGCGATCGCGCTCCCGGACGGCTACGCGGCGTTCGTGCACCCCCGCTCCGGCCTCGCCGCCAAGCATGGCGTGACCGTCGTGAACGCTCCCGGGACGGTCGACGCGGGCTACCGCGGCGAGATCGCCGTGACCCTGCTCAACACGGACACGTCCGCGCCCGTGCACCTGAGCCGCGGCGACCGCATCGCCCAGCTCGTCATCCAGCGCGTCGAGCGCGCACGCTTCGTGCCTGCCGAGCGCCTGCCCGGCTCGCACCGCGGCGCGGGCGGCTTCGGGTCGAGCGGCGGCTGGGACCCGCACGCGTCCCGCTGA
- a CDS encoding DUF3710 domain-containing protein produces MGLFGRRVKEQPREELPDAEATAAEETEPRPEHGPWDITQVDEPTAGRVDLGSILLPGVQGMQVRMELDKATQAVTGVSVMVDSSVLQIQAFAAPRVAGIWDEIRDEIRESLTTQGATVDDIPGRFGRELFVKAPAKDGEGKDVVRVIRFLGVDGPRWFLRGVLTGKATVDPQAAGLMEALFSQVVVVRDEKARAPRELLPLHLPDQPEMKQVDEPAGEPETPAEKAATPDLNPLERGPEITETR; encoded by the coding sequence GTGGGTCTGTTTGGACGGCGTGTGAAGGAACAGCCGCGCGAGGAGCTGCCCGACGCCGAGGCCACCGCGGCCGAGGAGACCGAGCCGCGCCCCGAGCACGGCCCGTGGGACATCACCCAGGTCGACGAGCCGACGGCAGGCCGCGTCGACCTCGGCTCGATCCTCCTCCCGGGCGTGCAGGGCATGCAGGTCCGCATGGAGCTCGACAAGGCGACCCAGGCGGTCACGGGCGTCTCCGTGATGGTCGACAGCTCGGTCCTGCAGATCCAGGCCTTCGCCGCCCCGCGCGTCGCCGGCATCTGGGACGAGATCCGCGACGAGATCCGTGAGTCGCTGACGACGCAGGGCGCGACGGTCGACGACATCCCGGGCCGTTTCGGACGTGAGCTGTTCGTCAAGGCGCCCGCCAAGGACGGTGAGGGGAAGGACGTCGTCCGCGTCATCCGCTTCCTCGGTGTCGACGGTCCGCGCTGGTTCCTGCGCGGTGTCCTGACCGGCAAGGCGACGGTCGACCCGCAGGCCGCAGGCCTCATGGAGGCGCTGTTCTCCCAGGTCGTCGTCGTCCGCGACGAGAAGGCGCGTGCACCGCGCGAGCTGCTCCCGCTGCACCTGCCCGACCAGCCCGAGATGAAGCAGGTCGACGAGCCCGCGGGTGAGCCCGAGACGCCCGCCGAGAAGGCCGCGACCCCCGACCTCAACCCGCTCGAGCGCGGTCCCGAGATCACCGAGACCCGCTGA
- a CDS encoding OB-fold nucleic acid binding domain-containing protein, with protein sequence MSLRTALKRVLANQDEVAATEERIHSAKQGTTAISDLVERRHAEVSGLIRSVVLRPTDRVQAVEAELFDGSGSVDLVWLGRRRIAGIEPGRRVRVAGLVTSDRGRTVIFNPRYELLPQPTDVQP encoded by the coding sequence ATGTCGTTGCGCACCGCGCTCAAGCGCGTCCTGGCGAACCAGGACGAGGTGGCCGCGACCGAGGAGCGCATCCACTCCGCGAAGCAGGGCACGACGGCGATCAGCGACCTCGTCGAGCGTCGTCACGCCGAGGTGTCCGGCCTGATCCGGTCGGTCGTGCTGCGGCCGACCGACCGCGTGCAGGCCGTCGAGGCAGAGCTGTTCGACGGTTCCGGCTCGGTCGACCTCGTGTGGCTCGGCCGGCGTCGGATCGCGGGCATCGAGCCCGGCCGGCGCGTGCGCGTGGCCGGGCTCGTGACGAGCGACCGCGGGCGCACCGTGATCTTCAACCCCCGGTACGAGCTGCTGCCGCAGCCGACCGACGTGCAGCCCTGA
- a CDS encoding DUF3159 domain-containing protein — protein sequence MEQSTPHDGAPGTEPTGAQPADASAAHAAQARGMRALTASEFSLQDAVGGVRGVVEALLPGLVFVVVYLLTFELTPTLVASAGVAVLMVIVRLVQRTPVTQALSGLFGVAIGVFWAWRTGEASDFFVVGLYTNAAYLLGCLASIVVRWPAIGVVVELFRLGFAETKTVRAPEGDVDPDAPAPNPFAGFGEWRRSHALVRRYTLATWLWVALFAVRLAVQVPLYLGAQVGWLGTARLAMGIPLWAVTLWGTWILVRRSAGRTEQPRPRPGH from the coding sequence GTGGAGCAAAGCACCCCGCACGACGGCGCGCCCGGCACGGAGCCCACGGGGGCACAGCCCGCCGACGCGAGCGCCGCGCACGCGGCGCAGGCGCGCGGCATGCGCGCCCTGACCGCGAGCGAGTTCTCCTTGCAGGACGCGGTCGGTGGCGTGCGCGGCGTCGTCGAGGCGCTCCTGCCGGGCCTCGTGTTCGTCGTCGTCTACCTGCTCACGTTCGAGCTGACGCCGACGCTCGTCGCGTCCGCGGGCGTCGCGGTGCTCATGGTGATCGTGCGTCTCGTGCAGCGCACGCCCGTCACCCAGGCGCTCTCTGGCCTGTTCGGCGTCGCGATCGGCGTCTTCTGGGCGTGGCGCACCGGCGAGGCGTCGGACTTCTTCGTCGTCGGCCTCTACACGAACGCCGCCTACCTGCTCGGCTGCCTCGCCTCGATCGTCGTGCGCTGGCCCGCGATCGGTGTGGTCGTCGAGCTGTTCCGCCTCGGCTTCGCCGAGACCAAGACCGTGCGAGCCCCTGAGGGCGACGTCGACCCGGACGCCCCGGCGCCCAACCCGTTCGCCGGGTTCGGCGAGTGGCGGCGCTCCCACGCGCTCGTGCGTCGCTACACGCTCGCGACGTGGCTGTGGGTCGCGCTGTTCGCCGTCCGTCTCGCCGTCCAGGTCCCGCTCTACCTCGGGGCGCAGGTCGGCTGGCTCGGTACCGCGCGTCTTGCGATGGGCATCCCGCTGTGGGCGGTCACGCTGTGGGGGACGTGGATCCTTGTGCGCCGGTCAGCAGGTCGGACAGAGCAACCTCGTCCGCGTCCCGGCCACTGA
- a CDS encoding potassium channel family protein, producing MRVVIAGAGSVGRSIARELLGHDHEVVLIDRQPSAMRVASVAEADWLLADACELSTLSEAKVDECDVIVAATGDDKANLVIALLAKTEFGVPRVVARVNNPKNEWMFDESWGVDVAVSTPRIMTAMVEEAVAVGDLVRIFTFHQSGAGILELTLPPDSWLVGRTVGSVPWPADTVLAAIVRDAQPLAPTADDTLEAGDELLLVSGRDADEVALSDLLTGAQGSTSPTA from the coding sequence ATGCGCGTCGTCATCGCCGGTGCCGGCTCCGTCGGACGCTCGATCGCCCGTGAGCTCCTCGGTCACGACCACGAGGTCGTGCTCATCGACCGCCAGCCGAGCGCGATGCGCGTCGCGTCGGTCGCCGAGGCCGACTGGCTCCTCGCGGACGCGTGCGAGCTGTCGACCCTGTCCGAGGCGAAGGTCGACGAGTGCGACGTCATCGTCGCCGCGACCGGAGACGACAAGGCGAACCTCGTGATCGCCCTGCTCGCGAAGACCGAGTTCGGGGTGCCGCGCGTCGTCGCGCGCGTCAACAACCCGAAGAACGAGTGGATGTTCGACGAGTCGTGGGGCGTGGACGTCGCGGTGTCGACGCCACGCATCATGACGGCGATGGTCGAGGAGGCCGTCGCCGTCGGCGACCTCGTGCGGATCTTCACGTTCCACCAGTCGGGCGCCGGGATCCTCGAGCTGACCCTGCCGCCGGACTCGTGGCTCGTCGGCCGCACGGTCGGTTCTGTGCCGTGGCCTGCGGACACGGTGCTCGCGGCGATCGTCCGCGACGCTCAGCCGCTCGCCCCGACGGCGGACGACACGCTCGAGGCCGGCGACGAGCTGCTGCTCGTCAGTGGCCGGGACGCGGACGAGGTTGCTCTGTCCGACCTGCTGACCGGCGCACAAGGATCCACGTCCCCCACAGCGTGA
- a CDS encoding potassium channel family protein — protein sequence MGCGRVGAALAHSLEKNGHSVAIIDQNPESFRRLAPTFTGKKVTGLGFDRDTLEQAGIDEAYAFAAVSDGDNSNILAARVVRETFGVDNVVARIYDPHRAEIYQRLGIPTVATVRWTSDQVMRRLLPLGTTDDYRDPSGQVRLCQTDFHPGWVGRSLTVVEEATGARVAFVTRFGAAELPRPGMALQENDVLHVLVRSVDVVDVERILTHAPTEEV from the coding sequence ATGGGCTGCGGACGCGTCGGGGCGGCGCTCGCGCACTCGCTCGAGAAGAACGGCCACTCGGTGGCCATCATCGACCAGAACCCCGAGTCCTTCCGTCGCCTCGCGCCGACGTTCACGGGCAAGAAGGTCACCGGTCTGGGCTTCGACCGGGACACCCTCGAGCAGGCGGGCATCGACGAGGCGTACGCGTTCGCGGCGGTGTCCGACGGCGACAACTCCAACATCCTCGCCGCGCGCGTCGTGCGCGAGACGTTCGGCGTCGACAACGTCGTCGCCCGCATCTACGACCCGCACCGCGCCGAGATCTACCAGCGGCTCGGCATCCCGACCGTCGCGACCGTCCGCTGGACGTCCGACCAGGTGATGCGGCGTCTGCTCCCCCTCGGCACGACCGACGACTACCGCGACCCGTCCGGCCAGGTGCGCCTGTGCCAGACGGACTTCCACCCCGGTTGGGTCGGCCGCTCGCTCACGGTCGTCGAGGAGGCGACCGGGGCGCGCGTCGCGTTCGTGACGCGCTTCGGCGCGGCCGAGCTGCCCCGCCCGGGCATGGCCCTGCAGGAGAACGACGTGCTGCACGTCCTCGTGCGCTCCGTCGACGTCGTCGACGTCGAGCGGATCCTCACCCACGCCCCGACCGAGGAGGTCTGA
- a CDS encoding APC family permease: MSDIMDAAKRLVLGRPVRSDGLGHTLLPKRIALPVFASDALSSVAYAPDEILLTLALAGFTATTMSPWVGVAVVLVLLVVVASYRQNVHAYPSGGGDYEIATENISPRAGLTVASALLVDYVLTVAVSISSGAQYAATAIPALRGHELSIAVGLIVLLTIANLRGVKESGKMFAIPVYLFMAAVGATAVAGFVQYVTGNLGRAESASFDVVPSSAFDQGLVGLAGAFLIARAFASGCAALTGVEAISNGVPAFKKPKSRNAATTLALLGLTSMFMIMSILLLASATGVVYVEDPATDLLIDGHAPVGYVQVPVLSQLAHTVFASFPPMFYVVSAVTGLILVLAANTAFNGFPVLGSILARDGYLPRQLHKRGDRLAFSNGIVSLAFAAIVLVVLFDAQVTRLIQLYIVGVFVSFTLSQLGMVRHWTVALRLAYDPAQRARMKRSRILNVVGLGMTGTVLVVVLATKFTHGAWIALLAMAGVFVVMRGIRKHYDQVAEELELDEDVAAERALPSRVHAIVLISKVHKPAMRALSYARATRPSVLEAVTVAVDADETARLVEHWESLDLPMPLRVLDSPFREITRPVLSYVRSVRRESPRDLVVVYLPEYVVGHWWEQLLHNQSALRLKGRLLFTPGVVVASVPWRLASTASTAGTEPVLYQRPTDPDDTKAP; the protein is encoded by the coding sequence GTGTCGGACATCATGGATGCGGCGAAGCGGCTCGTGCTCGGCAGACCGGTGCGGAGCGACGGCCTGGGGCACACGCTGCTGCCCAAGCGCATCGCCCTCCCCGTCTTCGCGTCCGACGCGTTGTCCTCGGTCGCGTACGCGCCCGACGAGATCCTCCTGACCCTCGCGCTCGCCGGCTTCACGGCGACGACGATGTCGCCATGGGTGGGCGTCGCGGTCGTCCTGGTGCTGCTGGTCGTCGTCGCGTCGTACCGGCAGAACGTGCACGCGTACCCGTCGGGCGGCGGTGATTACGAGATCGCGACCGAGAACATCAGCCCGCGCGCGGGCCTGACGGTCGCGTCCGCGCTGCTCGTGGACTACGTCCTCACGGTTGCGGTGTCGATCTCCTCGGGTGCGCAGTACGCCGCGACCGCGATCCCCGCGCTGCGCGGGCACGAGCTGTCGATCGCCGTCGGGCTCATCGTCCTGCTGACGATCGCGAACCTTCGCGGCGTCAAGGAGTCCGGGAAGATGTTCGCGATCCCGGTCTACCTGTTCATGGCCGCCGTCGGCGCGACGGCGGTCGCGGGCTTCGTCCAGTACGTCACCGGCAACCTGGGACGGGCGGAGAGCGCGTCGTTCGACGTCGTGCCGTCCTCGGCGTTCGACCAGGGGCTCGTGGGGCTCGCCGGGGCGTTCCTCATCGCGCGTGCGTTCGCGTCGGGCTGTGCGGCGCTCACCGGTGTCGAGGCGATCTCGAACGGCGTCCCGGCGTTCAAGAAGCCGAAGTCGCGCAACGCCGCGACGACGCTCGCGCTGCTCGGACTGACGTCGATGTTCATGATCATGTCGATCCTGCTGCTCGCGTCGGCAACGGGCGTCGTCTACGTCGAGGACCCGGCGACCGACCTGCTGATCGACGGCCATGCTCCCGTCGGCTACGTCCAGGTGCCCGTGCTGTCGCAGCTGGCGCACACGGTGTTCGCGTCGTTCCCGCCGATGTTCTACGTCGTCTCGGCGGTCACGGGCCTCATCCTCGTGCTCGCCGCGAACACGGCGTTCAACGGCTTCCCGGTGCTCGGCTCGATCCTGGCGCGCGACGGCTACCTCCCGCGCCAGCTGCACAAGCGCGGCGACCGCCTCGCCTTCTCGAACGGCATCGTGTCGCTCGCGTTCGCGGCGATCGTGCTCGTCGTGCTGTTCGACGCGCAGGTCACGCGTCTCATCCAGCTCTACATCGTCGGCGTGTTCGTGTCCTTCACGCTGTCGCAGCTCGGCATGGTGCGGCACTGGACGGTTGCGCTGCGCCTCGCGTACGACCCGGCGCAGCGCGCGAGGATGAAGCGGTCGCGCATCCTCAACGTCGTCGGGCTCGGGATGACGGGCACGGTCCTCGTCGTCGTCCTTGCGACGAAGTTCACGCACGGTGCGTGGATCGCGCTGCTCGCGATGGCGGGCGTGTTCGTCGTCATGCGTGGCATCCGCAAGCACTACGACCAGGTCGCCGAGGAGCTCGAGCTCGACGAGGACGTCGCCGCCGAGCGCGCGCTGCCGAGCCGGGTGCATGCGATCGTGCTCATCTCGAAGGTGCACAAGCCTGCGATGCGCGCGCTCTCGTACGCCCGCGCGACCAGGCCCTCCGTGCTCGAGGCTGTCACGGTCGCGGTCGACGCCGACGAGACGGCGCGGCTCGTCGAGCACTGGGAGTCGCTCGACCTGCCGATGCCGCTGCGCGTCCTCGACTCGCCGTTCCGTGAGATCACCCGGCCCGTGCTCTCGTACGTGCGCTCGGTACGCCGTGAGAGCCCGCGCGACCTCGTCGTCGTCTACCTGCCCGAGTATGTGGTGGGTCACTGGTGGGAGCAGCTCCTGCACAACCAGAGCGCCCTGCGCCTCAAGGGCCGCCTGCTGTTCACGCCGGGTGTCGTCGTGGCCTCGGTACCCTGGCGTCTGGCCTCCACCGCGTCGACCGCGGGCACCGAGCCGGTGCTCTACCAGCGGCCGACCGACCCTGACGACACGAAGGCACCATGA
- a CDS encoding class I SAM-dependent RNA methyltransferase: protein MTQHPARPARPSRGSSPGSSRPARRTRPGAEVDAPVDLPLVEVEVGPVAHGGHCVARHEGRVIFVRHALPGERVRVRLTAAAPDAKFWRGDAVEVLEASADRVPSAWPEAGPGGVGGAELAHVRLDAQREWKRQVIEEQLRRIAHLELPVMVEAAPGDDERGGLAYRTRIELVADAEGRAGMRRYRSHDVVALDAMPLATEAVAAAADAFGVFSGRWAAGARLDVVAPEGGADPILLVDGEPWRGTRADRRPNARRTVVETVAVGGAEHRFRVAADGFWQVHREAPALLAQTVLDAVGDVLDATVVDLFSGSGLFTAPLAAATGTVGRVVSVEGDERAVASARRNLHGQDHVELWAGDVARVLREAGHGAVGGADVVVLDPPRAGAGRPVVDQVVGLGPERVVLVSCDPAALARDLGLFGESGYEVRSLRAFDLFPMTHHVECVTVLERA from the coding sequence ATGACCCAGCACCCTGCACGTCCTGCTCGACCCTCCCGCGGCTCCAGTCCGGGCTCGTCCCGGCCGGCGCGCCGCACGCGCCCCGGCGCCGAGGTCGACGCGCCTGTCGACCTGCCGCTCGTCGAGGTCGAGGTGGGTCCGGTCGCGCACGGCGGGCACTGCGTCGCCCGGCACGAGGGTCGCGTGATCTTCGTCCGGCACGCCCTGCCGGGCGAGCGCGTGCGCGTGCGCCTCACGGCTGCCGCCCCTGATGCGAAGTTCTGGCGCGGCGACGCGGTCGAGGTGCTCGAGGCGAGCGCCGACCGTGTCCCGTCCGCGTGGCCCGAGGCTGGCCCGGGCGGCGTCGGTGGCGCCGAGCTCGCGCACGTGCGTCTCGACGCGCAGCGCGAGTGGAAGCGTCAGGTGATCGAGGAGCAGCTGCGGCGCATCGCGCACCTCGAGCTGCCCGTGATGGTCGAGGCTGCCCCGGGCGACGACGAGCGCGGCGGCCTCGCGTACCGCACGCGCATCGAGCTCGTGGCCGACGCCGAGGGCCGCGCCGGCATGCGCCGGTACCGCTCGCACGACGTCGTCGCGCTCGACGCGATGCCGCTCGCGACCGAGGCGGTCGCCGCGGCCGCCGATGCGTTCGGCGTGTTCTCCGGGCGCTGGGCCGCGGGGGCTCGTCTCGACGTCGTCGCGCCCGAGGGCGGCGCTGACCCGATCCTGCTCGTCGACGGCGAGCCGTGGCGCGGCACGCGCGCCGACCGGCGGCCGAACGCGCGCCGCACCGTCGTCGAGACGGTCGCCGTCGGGGGAGCGGAGCACCGCTTCCGCGTCGCCGCAGACGGCTTCTGGCAGGTGCACCGCGAGGCGCCCGCGCTCCTCGCGCAGACGGTCCTCGACGCCGTGGGCGACGTGCTCGACGCGACCGTCGTCGACCTGTTCTCCGGCTCGGGTCTGTTCACGGCGCCCCTCGCCGCGGCCACAGGCACGGTCGGCCGTGTCGTGTCGGTCGAGGGAGACGAGCGCGCGGTCGCGTCCGCGCGCCGCAACCTGCACGGCCAGGATCACGTCGAGCTGTGGGCGGGCGACGTCGCTCGCGTCCTGCGCGAGGCAGGCCACGGTGCTGTCGGTGGAGCCGACGTCGTCGTCCTCGACCCGCCGCGCGCCGGTGCCGGTCGGCCCGTCGTCGACCAGGTCGTCGGGCTCGGCCCCGAGCGCGTGGTGCTGGTGTCGTGCGACCCGGCCGCCCTCGCCCGCGATCTCGGCCTGTTCGGCGAGTCTGGCTACGAGGTGCGGTCCCTGCGCGCGTTCGACCTCTTCCCGATGACGCACCACGTGGAGTGCGTCACTGTGCTCGAGCGCGCCTGA
- a CDS encoding glutathione peroxidase, giving the protein MSLRDIPLTTIDGRTTSLAEHADKVVLVVNVASRCGLTPQYATLEQLQRTYGPRGFTVLGFPCNSFAGQEPGSAEKITEFCSTTYGVTFPLMEKTKVNGRHSHPLYTELRKVPDASGHAGRVRWNFEKFVILPDDSVHRFRPQTLPDDAAIVAVIEQGLAQLGGAALDEAAPEGAVDEAAPEGVEA; this is encoded by the coding sequence ATGAGCCTGCGCGACATCCCCCTGACGACGATCGACGGCCGCACGACCTCCCTCGCGGAGCACGCCGACAAGGTCGTCCTCGTCGTGAACGTCGCGTCCCGCTGCGGCCTCACGCCGCAGTACGCGACGCTCGAGCAGCTCCAGCGCACCTACGGCCCCCGCGGCTTCACCGTTCTCGGCTTCCCGTGCAACTCGTTCGCCGGGCAGGAGCCCGGCTCCGCCGAGAAGATCACGGAGTTCTGCTCCACGACCTACGGCGTGACCTTCCCCCTCATGGAGAAGACGAAGGTCAACGGCCGCCACAGCCACCCGCTCTACACCGAGCTGCGCAAGGTCCCCGACGCGAGCGGCCACGCGGGGCGCGTGAGGTGGAACTTCGAGAAGTTCGTCATCCTGCCGGACGACTCGGTGCACCGGTTCCGCCCGCAGACCCTGCCCGACGACGCCGCGATCGTCGCGGTCATCGAGCAGGGCCTCGCACAGCTCGGCGGCGCCGCTCTCGACGAGGCCGCGCCGGAGGGCGCTGTCGACGAGGCCGCGCCGGAGGGCGTGGAGGCCTGA